In Anaerolineales bacterium, the sequence GGGGCGGCCGCCACTCACGTGGCACCTCGCCTGGGTCCCTGCTTCCGCAGGGGCGACGGACGGGGCGCGTCACCTAGATGCATGCCCTCGGCCTCCTCCCGCTCCACTGCGAGCGCTCCCACTCGAACGTGAACAGGACCCGGCCGCCTGCCGGGTCCCGCGTTTCGGTCTTGCGCACGTAGTCTGCGCGTTACGATGCTGTGACTATTGTCCCGTCGCCGGGGGGATCGTCGCGGCGGGCGCGAGCGTCGGCAGCGGCAGCAGGTACGGATTGTCGCTCGGCACCAGCATCACCTGGATCCCCGGCGCCAACCGCTGGATGTACTCATAGTTGAGCAAAGCCGGGTTGCTGCGCAGCGCAGCCCCGATCAGCTCCAGTGCCTTGGACTGGGCTTCGGCCTCGATCAGGTTGGACTTGGCCTTGCCTTCGGCGTCGATCACCAGAGCGTCCGCCCGCCCCGCCGCCGTCTGCCGGGCCTGCTCGGCTTCCTGCTTGCGCTGCTCGACGACGAAGGCCGCCTGCTTGGCCTGCTGTTCGGCGATCTGTTTCTGCTCAATCGAAGCCGCGAACTCCGGCGAGAAAGTGATGTTGCGCAAGATGAACTCGTCCAAGACCAGTCCATTCTGGGCAAGCTTCTCCCGCAGCGTGTCGGTGATGCCGGTGACCATGTCGGCACGCTTCTCGGTGACAATTTGCTCGGCCGTGTAGGCTGCCGTACCGTTGCGAACCTCACCCCGCACCAGCGGTCGAACGAGGTCCTCGGAGTAGCGGTCCTGCCAGTTGATATGCACGTCGACGACATCGCTCGGCTTGATCGAGTAGATCACCGAGGCGTCGATCTTGACCTGCTGGCCGTCAGAGGTCCGCGTATCGACGGAGTCGTCTCCTACAACCTGGCCCTCCAGTGGTGCGATCGACATCGTGTAGGTCTGCCGGGAGATCGGGTAGACCACCACGGTTTCCGCGAACGGGATGACCCATTTCAAGCCGGGCTGGAGCGCCAGTTCACGATATCCCTTCTCGGCAAAGGCCGAGATCACCACGCCGCGTTCCTCCGGCTGGATGAACACCAGGCCGGCGGCAACGATCGTCAGCACGATGGCGATACTCACAATCCCCAGTACGACAGCGCCGGATCGGCGCAGGGGCTGGCCGCGGCCGGCGCGGAGAATCGAGATGGCGATGACCGCGATCGCCGCCATCCATGCCAGCGATGCCATCAGCCGAACTACCTGTGCGACATTCATGCCGTCCTCCTTGAAGGGCTCCCTCTGACTGAGGAACC encodes:
- a CDS encoding prohibitin family protein, with the protein product MNVAQVVRLMASLAWMAAIAVIAISILRAGRGQPLRRSGAVVLGIVSIAIVLTIVAAGLVFIQPEERGVVISAFAEKGYRELALQPGLKWVIPFAETVVVYPISRQTYTMSIAPLEGQVVGDDSVDTRTSDGQQVKIDASVIYSIKPSDVVDVHINWQDRYSEDLVRPLVRGEVRNGTAAYTAEQIVTEKRADMVTGITDTLREKLAQNGLVLDEFILRNITFSPEFAASIEQKQIAEQQAKQAAFVVEQRKQEAEQARQTAAGRADALVIDAEGKAKSNLIEAEAQSKALELIGAALRSNPALLNYEYIQRLAPGIQVMLVPSDNPYLLPLPTLAPAATIPPATGQ